In Candidatus Ozemobacteraceae bacterium, the sequence GCACAACAAAATCAAAATTGTGCGTTCCTGCTTGTGCTGAGCCTGACGAAGCAAGAGAGGCACTCGCCACCGGCACATCCCTTTTTCATTGCTGGTATAATTGTTTTCGTGGTATTTTTCGTCAACTTTTTTGATTCTGCTTATTTCAGAATTAAATACCAGTCGAACGAAGAAATGATATCTATATGAAGCAGTATATTCGTACGTTATATTCTCCCTCCGGTACCCTTGGCCGGCTGGCATTCGACATCGTTGTCGCCAATGGAGGTATGTTTTTGGGAACGATGTTTTCCGTCGTTCTCGCGATCGTCCGCTTCCCATCGATTTCCCAGGAGTATTTTTGGGAGATGTTTGTCGGCAGATGGATGTTCAGCATTCCGTTCGTTTCCCTTGCGTGCGCCATCAGCTTTCCGCTTTCGGGTATCTACGGCATCGATCTTCGCGGGAAATACCGCGATATCGCAGTCCCCATGTTTACTGCTCTCGTTGGCGCGCTCTCCATCCATGTATTCCTCGTATACGCTCTTGCTATAATGATTCCACGAAGTCTGATGACCACGGGCTGGCTGTGTACAGCCCTTCTGGCGGTCGGAGGCCGGATCGGCCGCAGTTGGTTCGTGAAGCGATTTCGCATCATTCGTGCAGATTCACGGCTTGCACGAATCGACAGCATGTTGACCTTGGCGTCCCAGGAAGAAGGGTGGCTGCCCCCCGACAGTCCCCACGCCAAGGCCCCTTGGCCGCATTTCGAAAAGGACGAGATCCTGGCCGCCGCGACCATTCTCGAATCCGGCAAGGTCAACCAGTGGACAGGCCACGAGGTCGTCGCGTTTCAGGACGAGTTCAAGGCGTTCTGCGGCAGCCGGCATGCCATCGCCCTCGCAAACGGGACCGTCGCCCTCGATCTCGCGTTCCATGCGCTCGGGTTCCAACCCGGCGATGAGATCGTCGTGACGCCGCGCACGTTCATTGCCTCGGCCGGAAGTGCCGTTCTCGCAGGACTCAAGCCGGTTTTCGCCGATGTAGACAAGGACAGCCAGAACATCACCGCCGAAACGATCGAACGCGTTCTCAGCCCGAAAACCCGGGCCATCATCACGGTGCACCTGGCCGGCTGGCCCTGCGACATGGATCCCATCCTGGATCTGGCGAAGTCCCGCGGCATTGCCGTCATCGAAGATTGTGCACAGGCGCACGGTGCCCGGTATCATGGCCGTTCGGTCGGTTCCTTCGGAACTCTCGCAGCGTTCTCCTTCTGTCAGGACAAGATCATGACCACCGGCGGCGAGGGCGGCATGCTCCTCACAGACCAGGAATCGCTCTGGAAGAAAGCCTGGATGTACAAGGATCATGGCAAGAACCCGGACAAGGTTTTCCAGAAGAGCTCCACCCCAGGCTTCCGCTGGGTTCACGACTCGTTCGGAACCAACTGGCGGCTGACCGAGCTCCAGGCAGCTCTCGGCCGCGTTCAGCTGCGTAAACTTCCGGACTGGGTGGAGGCCCGCAGACGTCACGCCGCCATTCTTCAGGAGCGTTTCAGGAAGATATCCGCCTTCCGCCTCACGACGCCGCCGGGTGACACGTATCATTCCTATTACAAATACTATATTTTCGTGAGGCCGGAAGCCCTGAAGACCGACTGGAACCGCGACCGCATTCATTCGGCCCTTCTCGATGCTGGAGTGGCCTGTTTCAGTGGCAGCTGCAGCGAGATCTATCTCGAAGAGGCCTTCGCCGCAGGCAGTCTCCGGCCGAAGGAACGTCTCCCGGTCGCCCGCGAACTGGGCGAAACCAGCCTGATGTTCCTGGTCCACCCCACCCTGACCGACGACGACATGCATGCCACCGCCGGCATCGTCGACCGCGTCATCTCCAGCGCCACCCGTTAAAACCGGCAGGAAAAACGGGTCACAGAGGCACTGAGATAAAATAGTATCATATTGTATAACACTTCAGGATTTATAAAGGGATCCCTCTGTGCCTCAGTGTTTCCGTGGTTCGTTGTATCTTTTCCGTTCTTAGAGGCCGGTTGGGAGATCGATGAAGACGTGCTCGAGGTTGAACTTCTTCGCGAGCACCTCGCCGATTGCCCTTGCGCCAAATGTCTCAGTCGCATAGTGGCCCGCAGCGAACATGTGAATCCCCCGATCCCGGCATGTGGGAACGGCCTGATGGATAACCTCGCCGGTGATGATCGCATCGACCTTCCCGTCTGCAACTGCTGCATCGGAAACACTGCTCCAGCCGCCGCCCGAGACGATGCCGATCGTCGAAATCTTCTCGGCCCCGAAGGCGAGATGATGAGCGACAGGGCCCACGACTTTCACGATGCGCTTTTTCAGCATTTCCGGCGTGAGAGGTTTCGAGAAGCGAGCGAGCACACCGACCTTCTGGTTCATGAAGTCACCAAATGGCTCGACGACTTCTGCCCCGAGCAGGCGGGCGAGAATCGGATTGTTCCCGAGCTCCGGATGCATGTCGAGCGGCAGATGCAGACCATAAAGATTGAGATTTCCCGAGGACATGATCTCGACGAGCCTTCTCGCAAACC encodes:
- a CDS encoding DegT/DnrJ/EryC1/StrS family aminotransferase, whose translation is MLTLASQEEGWLPPDSPHAKAPWPHFEKDEILAAATILESGKVNQWTGHEVVAFQDEFKAFCGSRHAIALANGTVALDLAFHALGFQPGDEIVVTPRTFIASAGSAVLAGLKPVFADVDKDSQNITAETIERVLSPKTRAIITVHLAGWPCDMDPILDLAKSRGIAVIEDCAQAHGARYHGRSVGSFGTLAAFSFCQDKIMTTGGEGGMLLTDQESLWKKAWMYKDHGKNPDKVFQKSSTPGFRWVHDSFGTNWRLTELQAALGRVQLRKLPDWVEARRRHAAILQERFRKISAFRLTTPPGDTYHSYYKYYIFVRPEALKTDWNRDRIHSALLDAGVACFSGSCSEIYLEEAFAAGSLRPKERLPVARELGETSLMFLVHPTLTDDDMHATAGIVDRVISSATR
- a CDS encoding Nif3-like dinuclear metal center hexameric protein — its product is MKRRIEGVARSELLRFLEETFKISMTADVSYNGLQFEGSEIVTKIATGVDATAEFVGAAVSAEADFALVHHGLFWKGGEWKRIDRFARRLVEIMSSGNLNLYGLHLPLDMHPELGNNPILARLLGAEVVEPFGDFMNQKVGVLARFSKPLTPEMLKKRIVKVVGPVAHHLAFGAEKISTIGIVSGGGWSSVSDAAVADGKVDAIITGEVIHQAVPTCRDRGIHMFAAGHYATETFGARAIGEVLAKKFNLEHVFIDLPTGL